Proteins found in one Bacillus subtilis subsp. subtilis str. 168 genomic segment:
- the yosG gene encoding conserved protein of unknown function; phage SPbeta (Evidence 4: Unknown function but conserved in other organisms) has translation MILKEIAVYEETLNKHLPNETRMVLHYKNVEATENEDKITVRISNDLLVYKWVELGGVSKGTYKMKMTSLEDETSEVNVKIERIQMNSDRDLAVEIEFNVLNPFQSVVGVPGIHSFSIKG, from the coding sequence ATGATCTTAAAAGAAATTGCCGTATATGAAGAAACACTGAATAAACATTTACCAAATGAAACAAGAATGGTTCTTCATTACAAAAATGTAGAGGCAACTGAAAACGAAGATAAAATCACAGTAAGGATTAGTAATGATTTATTGGTTTATAAATGGGTTGAACTAGGCGGTGTATCTAAGGGCACTTATAAAATGAAAATGACTAGTCTAGAAGATGAAACAAGCGAAGTTAATGTGAAAATCGAAAGAATTCAAATGAACTCAGACAGAGATTTGGCGGTAGAAATAGAATTTAATGTGCTCAATCCATTCCAGAGCGTTGTGGGTGTACCTGGTATTCATTCGTTCTCCATAAAAGGATGA
- the yosB gene encoding conserved hypothetical protein; phage SPbeta (Evidence 4: Unknown function but conserved in other organisms), giving the protein MNMFVIAAKSEGKYLYGYHPHIYSNLKQAENALKTMRKNGKLTERDKVYGLDGLMLVDL; this is encoded by the coding sequence ATGAACATGTTTGTAATTGCTGCAAAGAGTGAAGGGAAATATCTCTATGGTTACCACCCACATATTTACTCAAATCTTAAACAAGCAGAAAATGCATTGAAGACAATGAGAAAAAACGGAAAGTTAACTGAAAGAGACAAGGTATATGGACTAGACGGTCTGATGTTGGTGGATCTATAA
- the yorZ gene encoding conserved hypothetical protein; phage SPbeta (Evidence 4: Unknown function but conserved in other organisms) yields MNHICDICKEYISGKTICLRISDEKTYVDFNCCESCAKGYSDKVKNECSNLSVKKTLEHLGLNIKYKIRG; encoded by the coding sequence ATGAATCATATATGTGACATCTGTAAGGAGTACATAAGCGGAAAAACAATTTGTCTTAGGATCAGCGATGAAAAAACTTATGTAGACTTCAACTGTTGTGAAAGTTGTGCAAAGGGTTATTCCGATAAAGTGAAAAATGAATGCAGCAATTTAAGTGTTAAGAAGACATTAGAACATTTAGGATTAAATATCAAATACAAAATAAGAGGATAA
- the nrdIB gene encoding SPbeta phage subunit of ribonucleoside diphosphate reductase (Evidence 2b: Function from indirect experimental evidences (e.g. phenotypes); PubMedId: 9465078, 11470879, 16621400, 17395719, 21498918; Product type h : extrachromosomal origin) encodes MIITYESKTGNVKRFVKALQQEFDVEAIEITDDTIINQEFIHITYTIGFGEVPERTLSFINKNKNKIRGVAVSGNKVWGDNYGLAGDKLSAKFHTPLLLKFELSGTKQDLQKIIQEVQLIDKHNTKLDQAQ; translated from the coding sequence GTGATCATTACATATGAGAGTAAAACAGGAAATGTAAAAAGGTTTGTCAAAGCGCTGCAACAAGAGTTTGACGTTGAGGCAATTGAAATAACTGATGATACGATCATCAATCAAGAATTCATACATATTACATATACGATAGGCTTTGGGGAAGTACCTGAAAGGACTTTGAGTTTTATCAATAAGAATAAAAATAAAATTAGAGGAGTTGCTGTTAGTGGTAACAAGGTTTGGGGTGATAACTATGGTTTAGCTGGAGACAAGCTTTCAGCTAAGTTCCACACACCATTGTTATTAAAGTTTGAACTTAGTGGAACGAAACAAGATCTACAGAAAATCATTCAGGAGGTACAACTTATTGACAAACACAATACCAAATTGGATCAAGCTCAATAA
- the yosA gene encoding putative type I toxin; phage SPbeta (Evidence 3: Putative function from multiple computational evidences; PubMedId: 20156992, 21670523; Product type h: extrachromosomal origin): MGFYSGYSGGYSGGGYGSSFVLIVVLFILLIIVGATFLY, from the coding sequence ATGGGATTCTACAGCGGATATTCTGGTGGATACTCTGGCGGCGGATACGGAAGCAGCTTCGTCTTGATCGTTGTGTTATTCATCCTATTGATCATTGTTGGTGCTACATTCCTATACTAA
- the yosK gene encoding hypothetical protein; phage SPbeta (Evidence 5: Unknown function), whose product MSQSNYRPSVPRWVGDILELDKKRRQNQYRGSLTSGQEKKDWDEWKRRYSRKLKYARLNGWTIEEE is encoded by the coding sequence ATGTCGCAAAGTAATTATAGGCCGTCAGTTCCTAGATGGGTTGGCGATATACTAGAGCTAGACAAGAAAAGAAGACAAAATCAGTACAGAGGCTCACTAACGTCAGGTCAAGAGAAGAAGGACTGGGACGAGTGGAAGCGTAGATATTCAAGAAAATTAAAGTACGCAAGATTAAACGGATGGACGATCGAAGAAGAGTGA
- the nrdEB gene encoding SPbeta phage ribonucleoside reductase alpha (large) subunit (Evidence 2b: Function from indirect experimental evidences (e.g. phenotypes); PubMedId: 8969495, 9465078, 16621400; Product type e: enzyme) encodes MTNTIPNWIKLNNEIMIQKDGKYQFEKDKEAVHSYFVDYINQNTVFFHDLKEKLDYLIKNDYYEEEFLSKYTFEQIKSIYKIAYSYKFRFPSFMSAFKFYNDYALKTNDKTKILERYEDRVSIVALYCADGDYEKAVEEVHTMMKQEYQPATPTFLNAGRKRRGEMVSCFLLEVGDSLNDISRAIDISMQLSKLGGGVALNLNKLRAKGEAIKDVENATKGVVGVMKLLDNAFRYADQMGQRQGSGAVYLSVFHPDITDFLDTKKISADEDVRVKTLSIGVVVPDKFIELAREDKDYYMFYPHSVYKEYGQYLDELDINEMYDELVENPRVRKAKGNARKLLEQLAILRSESGYPYIMFADNVNKVHPNEHISKVKFSNLCVTGETLLLTENGYEKAADLYKKQNDLKVVIDNRTKDFAVGSKGTTIVDAIPMQLTKKDAEIFKVKTKQGYEIRATEWHKFYVKRDGEIQKLQLNQLKTGDKLLVQSAEGAYGKIHEPDLAYIMGIIAGDGTITEKTAKIYLYDNKKVLEQKVTDAVHRIIQKHKVDRAYKHNTSLLPTFNMANPEKQDLLYMNSTVLFDILKKFGMNKETKTRVPEFIFQANKETQAAYLSGLFQTDGCVNANHKAKALTIELTSIHYESLQDVQKLLLNMGVYTTIYSNNKRSQELLPDGKGGSKLYNVKPTHKISIQDRNSRELFMSIVEMKEYDVYKFNLLTETLQPKSRKPKHDFTAEIISIEEDGVEDVYDTTQEDYHSLIFNGIVTGNCSEVLQSSQVSVYTDYDKEDEIGLDISCNLGSMNIVNVMSNQSIASTVRIAIDSLTTVTRKTNIVNAPAVARANTLMRSIGLGQMNLHGFLAQNNIAYESEEAKDFANTYFMMVNFYSLQRSMEIARETGETYYKFDGSTYKSGEYFEKYVTNDYSPQYEKVKKLFGDQHIPNIQDWMKLKEDVMKYGLYHSYRQAIAPTGSISYVQSSTAGVMPIMERIEERTYGNSKTYYPMPGLSAQNWFFYKEAYDMDMFKVVDLIATIQQHVDQGISFTLFLKDTMTTRDLNRIDLYAHHRGIKTLYYARTKDTTQEGCLSCVV; translated from the exons TTGACAAACACAATACCAAATTGGATCAAGCTCAATAATGAAATCATGATCCAGAAAGATGGGAAGTATCAATTTGAAAAGGATAAGGAGGCCGTACATAGTTACTTTGTTGATTACATAAATCAAAACACAGTCTTTTTCCATGATCTGAAAGAGAAGCTGGACTATCTGATTAAAAATGATTATTACGAGGAAGAATTCTTAAGCAAATATACATTCGAACAGATTAAATCAATCTATAAGATTGCTTACAGTTACAAATTCAGATTCCCTTCTTTTATGAGTGCCTTTAAGTTCTACAATGACTACGCATTGAAGACAAACGATAAAACAAAGATCCTGGAAAGGTATGAGGATCGTGTCTCAATTGTGGCTTTATATTGCGCTGATGGCGATTACGAGAAGGCTGTTGAGGAAGTACATACTATGATGAAACAAGAGTATCAGCCAGCAACACCTACTTTCCTTAATGCTGGACGTAAGCGAAGAGGTGAAATGGTGAGCTGCTTCTTACTTGAAGTAGGCGACAGTTTGAATGATATTTCACGTGCTATTGATATTTCCATGCAGCTTTCTAAGCTAGGTGGAGGAGTAGCATTAAATCTAAACAAACTAAGAGCCAAAGGTGAAGCGATTAAAGACGTAGAGAATGCGACTAAAGGTGTCGTAGGTGTTATGAAACTTCTAGATAATGCCTTCAGATATGCCGACCAAATGGGT CAAAGACAAGGATCAGGAGCAGTTTATCTAAGTGTATTCCATCCAGACATTACAGACTTCCTGGATACCAAAAAAATAAGTGCTGATGAAGATGTCCGAGTTAAAACACTGTCTATTGGCGTAGTTGTTCCAGACAAATTTATTGAATTGGCAAGGGAAGACAAGGATTATTACATGTTCTATCCGCATTCAGTATACAAGGAGTATGGGCAGTATCTAGATGAGCTAGACATTAATGAAATGTATGATGAGCTTGTTGAAAATCCAAGAGTTAGAAAAGCAAAGGGAAATGCTCGAAAGTTGTTGGAGCAATTGGCTATTCTAAGAAGCGAATCTGGCTATCCGTATATTATGTTCGCTGACAATGTAAATAAAGTGCATCCAAATGAACATATTTCAAAAGTGAAGTTTTCAAATTTGTGCGTTACTGGAGAAACACTTCTTTTAACTGAGAATGGATATGAAAAAGCAGCCGATCTTTATAAAAAGCAGAATGATCTTAAAGTGGTCATTGATAATAGAACAAAAGATTTTGCAGTTGGTAGCAAAGGTACCACAATTGTAGATGCAATTCCAATGCAACTGACTAAAAAAGATGCGGAAATATTTAAAGTCAAAACGAAGCAAGGATATGAAATTAGGGCAACTGAGTGGCACAAATTCTATGTGAAAAGAGATGGTGAAATTCAAAAGCTCCAATTGAATCAACTGAAAACAGGCGATAAATTATTAGTCCAATCAGCTGAAGGAGCATACGGGAAAATTCATGAACCCGATCTTGCATACATTATGGGCATTATAGCTGGTGATGGAACCATTACTGAAAAAACTGCCAAGATTTATTTATACGATAATAAAAAAGTTCTTGAGCAGAAAGTTACTGATGCAGTTCACCGTATTATTCAAAAACACAAGGTTGATCGTGCTTATAAGCACAATACATCACTTCTCCCAACATTTAATATGGCCAACCCAGAAAAACAAGATTTGCTCTACATGAATAGTACTGTCTTATTTGACATCTTGAAGAAGTTCGGTATGAACAAAGAAACAAAAACAAGAGTCCCAGAATTCATTTTTCAAGCTAATAAGGAAACGCAAGCAGCTTATTTATCGGGTTTATTCCAGACTGATGGGTGTGTAAATGCAAATCATAAAGCCAAAGCATTAACTATTGAGTTAACATCCATCCACTATGAGAGCCTTCAGGACGTTCAGAAGCTGTTACTGAACATGGGTGTTTATACAACGATTTATTCTAACAACAAGCGCTCACAAGAACTCCTTCCTGATGGAAAAGGTGGTTCTAAGCTTTACAATGTAAAACCAACACACAAAATCAGTATTCAAGATAGAAACTCAAGAGAGTTGTTTATGAGTATTGTTGAAATGAAAGAATACGATGTTTATAAATTCAATTTGTTAACTGAGACATTGCAACCTAAGTCAAGAAAGCCAAAGCATGATTTTACAGCTGAAATTATTAGTATTGAAGAAGATGGTGTTGAGGATGTTTATGATACAACACAAGAAGACTATCACTCTCTGATTTTCAATGGAATTGTTACTGGTAACTGTTCAGAGGTACTTCAATCGTCACAAGTATCAGTTTATACGGATTACGATAAAGAGGATGAAATTGGCTTAGATATCTCATGTAATCTTGGCTCAATGAACATTGTAAATGTAATGAGTAATCAATCAATTGCTTCAACAGTCAGAATAGCAATTGACTCACTGACAACTGTCACAAGGAAAACAAACATTGTAAATGCTCCAGCAGTTGCGAGAGCAAATACATTAATGAGATCAATTGGTCTAGGGCAGATGAACCTCCATGGATTTCTAGCTCAAAATAATATTGCTTATGAAAGTGAAGAAGCTAAGGATTTTGCAAATACATACTTTATGATGGTTAACTTCTACTCACTGCAGCGTTCTATGGAAATTGCACGAGAAACAGGGGAGACATACTACAAGTTTGATGGTTCGACTTATAAATCAGGCGAGTATTTCGAAAAGTACGTAACAAATGATTATAGCCCTCAGTATGAAAAGGTTAAAAAGCTATTTGGAGATCAACATATTCCTAATATTCAAGATTGGATGAAGCTTAAAGAAGATGTAATGAAATATGGTCTTTATCATTCCTATAGACAAGCTATTGCGCCTACGGGAAGCATCTCATATGTTCAATCATCTACAGCAGGTGTAATGCCAATTATGGAGAGAATTGAGGAACGTACATACGGAAACAGTAAGACATATTATCCGATGCCAGGTTTATCGGCTCAGAATTGGTTCTTCTATAAGGAAGCATACGACATGGATATGTTTAAGGTAGTTGATCTTATTGCAACAATTCAGCAGCACGTCGACCAAGGGATTTCATTTACGTTGTTCTTAAAGGATACGATGACGACGAGAGACCTAAATAGAATAGACCTCTACGCACATCATCGTGGAATTAAAACTTTATATTATGCCAGAACTAAAGATACGACCCAAGAGGGATGCTTGTCCTGTGTAGTTTAA
- the yorW gene encoding conserved hypothetical protein; phage SPbeta (Evidence 4: Unknown function but conserved in other organisms) — protein sequence MLTDQEKIDLVNALDFVVIEPHTQSIYVHNDEKTNGVLAKVLHTISVDEYIESFKKGSLIDIFPAAMQEAGAEGFKDGQFVIMPKKFYVDQCYAMSKEIERLTNLNNLHNIKPNTYQGLIH from the coding sequence ATGCTAACTGATCAAGAAAAAATTGACTTGGTAAACGCTCTTGATTTTGTAGTTATTGAACCACATACACAAAGCATTTACGTACATAACGATGAAAAGACTAATGGAGTATTAGCTAAGGTTTTGCACACTATTTCAGTAGATGAGTATATTGAGAGCTTTAAGAAAGGTAGTCTAATTGATATCTTTCCAGCAGCAATGCAAGAAGCCGGTGCGGAAGGATTTAAAGATGGCCAGTTTGTGATTATGCCAAAGAAATTTTATGTTGATCAATGTTATGCGATGAGTAAGGAAATCGAGCGGTTAACTAACCTAAACAATCTACACAATATTAAACCAAATACATATCAAGGCTTGATTCATTAA
- the yosJ gene encoding hypothetical protein; phage SPbeta (Evidence 5: Unknown function) — MIQGFYKDQKLHLLEDPMQQYTVMKVEENAVCVYRWIDDYRHKIERFTDVEEAKKLLGEGWPKQ, encoded by the coding sequence ATGATTCAAGGGTTTTATAAAGATCAGAAACTTCATCTTCTAGAAGATCCTATGCAGCAGTACACCGTCATGAAAGTTGAAGAAAATGCAGTATGTGTTTACCGGTGGATCGATGATTATAGACACAAGATTGAAAGATTCACAGATGTTGAAGAGGCTAAAAAACTCCTTGGAGAAGGGTGGCCGAAACAATAG
- the yosC gene encoding conserved hypothetical protein; phage SPbeta (Evidence 4: Unknown function but conserved in other organisms) codes for MISRASAVYDKLKQAERNIRGDESMQTLDAPIYEVKQESDWYKSEKKRKEDINSFFDKFEEKYGVKEGFSFYHSEYFGVYEGTEAYEIFKNDIVKNQVDGFYAFKKRSKYFKEIKAMIEQIEEVYPFRSHDELGLNNMTGRQWIGDRWFFGVKTEQLVNGDSVVATDYKDYLKIVMEHLD; via the coding sequence ATGATTTCCCGGGCAAGCGCAGTATACGACAAATTAAAACAAGCAGAAAGAAATATTAGGGGAGATGAGAGTATGCAAACCTTAGATGCACCGATTTACGAAGTTAAACAGGAAAGTGACTGGTATAAATCTGAGAAGAAACGCAAAGAGGATATAAACTCTTTCTTTGATAAATTCGAAGAAAAGTATGGAGTCAAGGAAGGCTTCTCGTTTTATCACTCTGAGTACTTTGGAGTCTACGAAGGAACAGAAGCGTATGAAATATTTAAAAATGACATTGTTAAAAATCAAGTAGACGGATTCTATGCTTTCAAAAAACGATCTAAATACTTTAAAGAAATAAAAGCTATGATTGAGCAAATTGAAGAAGTGTATCCATTTAGGTCTCATGATGAGCTGGGGTTAAACAACATGACTGGTCGTCAATGGATAGGTGACAGGTGGTTCTTTGGAGTTAAAACTGAACAGCTTGTTAATGGAGACAGTGTGGTTGCTACTGACTATAAAGATTATCTAAAAATTGTAATGGAGCATTTAGATTAA
- the yosE gene encoding conserved protein of unknown function; phage SPbeta (Evidence 4: Unknown function but conserved in other organisms) has translation MNKDTKDIWSGFFMGSGSLIVVGLLIFVEALTMSLIVYYGLNHVLNPLLIDTYNIQNVHVTLPHAFVIGVLLNVFVKGVKRSDQEKDENIFKKAGKSLFHSTFALIVLYVSTLFI, from the coding sequence TTGAATAAGGATACAAAAGATATTTGGAGCGGATTCTTTATGGGGTCAGGTTCGTTAATTGTAGTTGGATTACTTATTTTTGTTGAAGCGTTGACTATGTCACTAATTGTTTATTACGGATTGAATCATGTGTTAAATCCTTTGCTTATTGATACATACAATATTCAAAATGTCCATGTCACTTTACCTCATGCATTTGTTATTGGTGTTTTACTCAATGTATTTGTCAAAGGTGTAAAACGGTCAGATCAGGAAAAAGATGAGAACATTTTCAAGAAAGCCGGTAAGTCTTTATTTCATTCAACTTTCGCATTGATTGTTCTATATGTTAGCACATTGTTTATCTAA
- the yosI gene encoding hypothetical protein; phage SPbeta (Evidence 5: Unknown function) encodes MKMKYGLYCMGSLVNTYDDAIEAHNDAVYAQEESGVPHEVREIQ; translated from the coding sequence ATGAAAATGAAATATGGACTTTATTGTATGGGATCACTTGTTAATACTTATGATGATGCAATTGAGGCTCATAATGATGCAGTATATGCTCAAGAAGAAAGCGGAGTACCGCATGAAGTAAGAGAAATTCAATAA
- the yosF gene encoding hypothetical protein; phage SPbeta (Evidence 5: Unknown function) encodes MSDDNAAKIIFKKKSTGKIVGEMKATSLAADTILQNDNKSK; translated from the coding sequence ATGAGTGATGATAATGCTGCAAAGATTATTTTCAAAAAGAAATCAACTGGTAAAATTGTCGGCGAAATGAAAGCTACATCTTTAGCTGCTGACACCATTTTGCAAAACGACAATAAGTCTAAATAA
- the yorX gene encoding conserved hypothetical protein; phage SPbeta (Evidence 4: Unknown function but conserved in other organisms) yields the protein MKKYYVRCKDSKGENASLVIEALSPEHAKEQAYEVYEVGDIYNVSLGEGKSKNCLDRKYSPYIKNDNGKAITIFS from the coding sequence TTGAAAAAGTATTATGTAAGGTGTAAAGACAGCAAAGGTGAAAATGCGTCTCTAGTTATTGAGGCGCTATCACCTGAACATGCAAAAGAACAAGCATACGAAGTTTATGAGGTAGGGGATATTTATAATGTAAGCCTGGGAGAAGGAAAGTCGAAGAATTGCCTAGACCGAAAATATTCCCCATACATAAAAAATGACAATGGAAAAGCAATAACCATATTTTCATAG
- the yosH gene encoding conserved hypothetical protein; phage SPbeta (Evidence 4: Unknown function but conserved in other organisms) produces the protein MGIKAAVFEIKATCYAHEGFNDESPSVQGAALEQLGKDMVDHLLENGVDDVKIKGDYVEELEVEKPIMKYFEVFDPYYALIKAYTKEKAMELYTDTVTDDDDGELSDEMTEVGQVYAAIQHGRAPGEDKELMPFKQVLEEISNDEEMVLLIDGSLL, from the coding sequence ATGGGAATTAAAGCAGCAGTTTTTGAAATAAAAGCAACTTGTTACGCTCATGAAGGATTTAATGACGAAAGTCCATCTGTTCAAGGAGCAGCGTTAGAACAACTAGGCAAGGATATGGTAGATCATTTGCTCGAAAACGGAGTTGATGATGTGAAAATTAAAGGCGATTACGTTGAGGAATTGGAAGTTGAAAAACCCATTATGAAGTATTTTGAAGTGTTTGACCCCTATTATGCATTGATTAAGGCTTATACAAAAGAAAAGGCAATGGAACTGTATACAGATACTGTTACAGATGATGATGATGGAGAGTTAAGTGATGAAATGACAGAAGTTGGGCAAGTTTATGCGGCGATACAACATGGAAGGGCGCCAGGAGAAGATAAAGAGCTCATGCCGTTTAAACAGGTTCTTGAGGAGATTTCTAATGACGAAGAGATGGTATTGCTTATTGATGGCAGTTTACTTTAA
- the yosL gene encoding conserved protein of unknown function; phage SPbeta (Evidence 4: Unknown function but conserved in other organisms; PubMedId: 21378193), translating into MGAARRIDPTQPYVKKKNIINFTVATENTHIHLADGQSFPVLKGEIIATDQQGNQFVELEKNLDDYVPVKKSSLYESMAQGYMEMGDINREISEAFNYAENEAETVTTKLITGAYND; encoded by the coding sequence ATGGGGGCAGCTAGACGTATTGATCCAACTCAACCATATGTAAAAAAGAAGAACATTATTAACTTTACAGTAGCCACTGAGAACACTCATATTCATTTAGCTGATGGGCAATCTTTCCCTGTATTAAAAGGAGAGATTATTGCAACTGACCAACAAGGAAATCAATTTGTTGAATTAGAAAAGAATCTAGATGATTACGTTCCAGTTAAGAAAAGTTCCTTATATGAAAGTATGGCACAGGGCTACATGGAAATGGGCGACATTAATCGTGAGATATCAGAAGCATTCAATTACGCTGAAAATGAAGCTGAAACAGTGACTACAAAATTAATTACAGGGGCTTATAACGATTAG
- the yorV gene encoding putative nucleic acid binding protein; phage SPbeta (Evidence 3: Putative function from multiple computational evidences; PubMedId: 11717295; Product type f: factor), with the protein MDSYPESLKKETEEIKERVRNGNIKEDKIKEIAETTVEFLKSEEKRHKYFSEVAAAMADNLSEFFKSYLKGE; encoded by the coding sequence TTGGATAGTTACCCAGAGTCCCTAAAAAAAGAGACAGAGGAGATTAAAGAGCGTGTTAGGAATGGAAATATCAAAGAAGACAAGATTAAAGAAATTGCAGAAACGACAGTTGAGTTTTTGAAATCAGAGGAGAAAAGACATAAATACTTTTCTGAAGTTGCTGCAGCTATGGCTGATAACTTAAGTGAGTTTTTCAAGTCGTATTTAAAAGGAGAGTGA
- the yorY gene encoding putative nucleotide binding protein; phage SPbeta (Evidence 3: Putative function from multiple computational evidences; Product type f: factor) — MKDIVRDLVIDDIDAAEGVLDKLYVYLENTLRPEEKRVWERCDKDIMSVFAKLKNIKEII; from the coding sequence ATTAAGGATATTGTTAGGGATCTTGTAATTGATGATATAGATGCTGCTGAAGGAGTATTGGATAAGCTTTATGTTTATTTAGAAAACACTTTAAGGCCTGAAGAAAAGCGTGTTTGGGAGCGGTGTGATAAAGATATAATGTCTGTTTTTGCAAAGCTGAAAAATATTAAAGAAATTATTTAA
- the yosD gene encoding conserved protein of unknown function; phage SPbeta (Evidence 4: Unknown function but conserved in other organisms) produces MGRHKATIEGLVMKERYYSHRAPGTERWITQPVCKVTRTEPIFEGYIDIEPIEIGGKVYIPGLNEYVIVTDRQRNIHNEWTYQTDRVIKTIIDEKSLKECEEHNNKKAKNNDTQNQRQIKTSWWQRLTKKD; encoded by the coding sequence GTGGGACGCCATAAAGCAACGATTGAAGGATTGGTTATGAAAGAAAGGTATTACTCACACCGTGCCCCAGGCACAGAGAGGTGGATTACTCAGCCAGTGTGTAAGGTAACTCGTACTGAACCAATCTTCGAGGGCTATATAGATATTGAGCCTATAGAAATTGGAGGTAAAGTTTATATCCCTGGACTTAATGAATATGTCATAGTGACTGACAGGCAGCGAAACATACATAACGAGTGGACATATCAAACAGACAGAGTTATTAAGACAATTATAGATGAAAAAAGCTTGAAGGAATGCGAAGAACACAATAATAAGAAAGCAAAAAACAATGATACTCAAAATCAAAGACAGATAAAAACTTCCTGGTGGCAGAGGCTAACTAAAAAAGACTAA